One genomic window of Entelurus aequoreus isolate RoL-2023_Sb linkage group LG07, RoL_Eaeq_v1.1, whole genome shotgun sequence includes the following:
- the rpl32 gene encoding 60S ribosomal protein L32, with translation MAALRPLTKPKIVKKRTKKFIRHQSDRYVKIARNWRKPRGIDNRVRRRFKGQMLMPNIGYGSNKKTKHMLPNGFKKFLVHNVKELEVLMMSNKTYCAEIAHNVSSKNRKVIVERAAQLAIKITNPNARLRSEENE, from the exons ATGGCAGCCCTCCGACCCCTCACTAAGCCCAAAATCGTCAAAAAGAGAACCAAGAAGTTCATCCGCCATCAGTCAGATAGATATGTCAAGATTGCG AGAAACTGGCGCAAGCCCAGAGGTATTGACAACAGGGTCCGCAGGCGGTTCAAGGGCCAGATGTTGATGCCCAACATTGGTTACGGTAGCAACAAAAAAACGAAGCATATGCTGCCAAATGGCTTTAAGAAGTTCCTGGTGCACAATGTCAAGGAGTTGGAAGTCCTGATGATGAGTAACAA GACCTACTGTGCTGAGATCGCCCACAATGTTTCCTCCAAGAACAGGAAGGTGATAGTGGAGAGGGCAGCTCAGTTGGCTATCAAGATCACTAACCCCAACGCCAGGCTCAGGAGCGAAGAGAATGAATAA